In Labrus mixtus chromosome 22, fLabMix1.1, whole genome shotgun sequence, the genomic window GCTATTACATCTGTTATCACGGCGACACAGAGGGGTCAGTTATTACATCTGTTACCACGGCGACACAGAGGGGTCAGTTATTACATCTGTTACCACGGCGACACAGAGGGGTCAGCTATTACATCTGTTACCACGGCGACACAGAGGGGTCAGCTATTACATCTGTTACCACGGCGACACAGAGGGGTCAGTTATTACACCTGTTACCACGGCGACACAGAGGGGTCAGCTATCACATCTGTTACCACGGCGACACAGAGGGGTCAGTTATTACATCTGTTACCACGGTGACACAGAGGGGTTATTTATCTCTGCAGAGGCTGATCCAAGACCAGGACAGAGTCCACATCCTAACCCTGTTTTGAGGGTTCCAGATTCTGGTTCATGTGCTATGCTGTTCACAGTCAGAGATTTAAGGTCAGAGGTCATACTCACAGGGCACACTGCTCAGCAGGTCATacttggcaggttggtggttcgCGGCGTCGCCCTGGTTCTGGATGCTGCTGGTCTCCATGGAGATGGCTTCGGGGGGCAGAGAGTCCAGGTCCTGGAGTCCCACGGTGAGTCCTGAAGGATGGACGAAGGACAAAGGATCCACCTGGAGGTCAGAAGTCACGGGGAGGTCAGGGGCCATGGGGAGGTCGGGGGTCACATGCGGAGGTCTAAACGTCCTGTTGGAGGTCATACTGAATGAAGTGTCTGGCAGAGCTGGGATGGTAAAGGAGGCGGGGTCATTGGTCCTGGGGTCTGAGgagacatgacatcatcatatgACATAACCACATGACATCACTAGAGCTTGAATCAGTTATCGTCTGTTTGTCCTGAAGGAACTTTAGGAACAGTCTGTGGTCCTGGTTCCTCAGGCcggggaggggaaggggggggggggtgtcttcatcctgattggttgattgtGTGCTTTCTTTCAGGCTCCTATTTGAGCTGAAGGTTTCACTCACTGATCGTCAGCTCCATCAGGTTCGGCATCTGAGAAGAAAACAGattgttgtggttttgtttgtttgttttttgttgatttaaattttgtttatttttaatcactgaatcctcacctcctcctcctcgtcatcaGCGCcgtctgaaacacaaacaggtcaGACATGTGAATTCATTAAAGTTTTGGTGCCGTATCTAACGCCTTTGTACAGTCAGACTGATTCTGTACCTGTACCACATGACTCCAGGTGTGCTCTCACCTGTGCTCCCCAGCTGCTCGCACACTTCGTAGATCTTGAACGGTCGGACCGGCGTCTCTTTGGTACCGTCGTATTTCAGCTGGAACTCGCGGCTCTTGTTGAGAGCGCAGCGCAGGTTTGCCTTCCACTTGGCGGGGTCGGGTTCATCCACGCCGTCCTGATACTTGCCTGTCTCCAACGCCCACGCCTGAAAGACACAGCGCAGGGTTTACAGGTAACACTCAGGTAGTCAGACCTGCAGTAACAGGTAAATAATTAATAAGGAATGTTTGTTTTAGAAGCACACAGAGCTGAAGGACTTCTGTTAatatcagattttaaaacaaagatgagACCCAGGTGAACTCACAAGTGAGGTCACAGGTGAGGTTACCAAGTGAGGTCACAGGTGAGCTCAAAAGTGAGGTCACAGGCGAGGTCACAGGTGAGGTTACCAAGTGGGGTCACAAGTCAGGTCACAGTTGAGCTCACAAGTGAGGTCACAGGTGAGGTGACCAAGTGAGGTCACAGGTGAGCTCAAAAGTGAGGTCACAGGTGAGGTTACCAAGTGAGGTCACAGGTAAGATCACAGGTGAGGTCACAAGTCGGTTCACAGGTGAGCTCAAAAGTAAGGTCACAGGTGAGGTTACCAAGTGAGGTCACAGGTGAGATCACAGGTGAGGTCACAAGTGAGGTCACAGGTGAGTTGCACACAGGTGAGGTCACAAGTGAGGTCACAGGTGAGGTTACCAAGTGAGGTCACAGGTGAGATCACAGGTGAGGTCACAAGTGAGGTCACAGGTGAGTTGCACACAGGTGAGGTCACAAGTGAGGTCACAGGTGAGGTTACCAAGTGAGGTCACGGGTAAGATCACAGGTGAGGTTACCAAGTGAGCTCACAGGTGAGGTCACAGGTGAGTTCCACACAGGTGAGGTCCCAGTTGAGGTCAGTGTGTTTGAGGTGCTGTGATGTCAGATCTCAGGTATTAAAGGGGCACTCTGACCTTGAAGATGGTGTTTTCTTCCTCTGATGAAGGCGTGTGGCGCGTCGCGTGTTTCCACGGGATCTGGAAAAGTCGGTGGTCTGGACTGAGCCACTGTAGACCAGGATACCTGCCGCTGTTCACCTGGGCCAACAACCAGGGCTTCAGACGGATCCTGCGGGGCTGGATGCTCATGATGGGGTCTGGTTTTACACTGGGATCACTGGGAGGAGTCAAAGAACACACTCCTCCTTAAAATAAGATCTACTTTGGTAATCCTGCGAGGAGAAAttcaggtttacactctgttgttgagacatgccacacacactcacacacactcacacacacacacacacacacacacacacacaca contains:
- the irf5 gene encoding interferon regulatory factor 5; its protein translation is MSIQPRRIRLKPWLLAQVNSGRYPGLQWLSPDHRLFQIPWKHATRHTPSSEEENTIFKAWALETGKYQDGVDEPDPAKWKANLRCALNKSREFQLKYDGTKETPVRPFKIYEVCEQLGSTDGADDEEEEMPNLMELTINPRTNDPASFTIPALPDTSFSMTSNRTFRPPHVTPDLPMAPDLPVTSDLQVDPLSFVHPSGLTVGLQDLDSLPPEAISMETSSIQNQGDAANHQPAKYDLLSSVPLTDLDLKFQYRGRTAGSLTVSNPQGCRLYFGHLEPNPEQVDLFGPVSLQQVRFPGSSEIQNQKQRFYTEALLDVMDRGLILEILEQDIYAIRLCQCKVFWSGPGTPEHGPPNPLEREKKIKVFSLNEFLQGLILFHKGETQSPPPFEISFCFGEDWPDKKPREKKLIMVQVVPVVARILTEMFSGELSWSTDSIRLQISNPDVKDQTVEQFKELQRLLQSQHIQGPWTPAIH